A window from Candidatus Zymogenaceae bacterium encodes these proteins:
- the pilM gene encoding type IV pilus assembly protein PilM, whose translation MLGKKKDVIAIDIGSSSIKLVEISESKRGYTLTNFGMAELHPETIVDGAIMDTAAVVDAIQSLIGGLKIKVKDVVTSVSGNAVRIQKITLPTMSQSELEESIQWEAEQYIPFDISDVNIDFQILDTLDDGSGQMEVILAAAKKDVINEYVAVITEAGLNVVVMDVDCFALENMYDVNYQFETGDIIALVNVGASLTNINIMKNGISSFTRDISSGGNQYTEELQKRFSISYDEAEALKVGKGGGRDISTEEIMKVIDQVSGDIVASEIQKTFDYFLSQGTADMINKIYLGGGTSKTNNLTRMIQDKSGIAVEKINPFANIEYNERHFDAAYIQDIAPYGAVGVGLALRKVGDR comes from the coding sequence ATGTTAGGAAAGAAAAAAGACGTTATCGCCATTGATATTGGTTCCAGCTCCATAAAACTGGTGGAGATCAGCGAATCGAAGCGGGGATACACGCTGACGAATTTCGGCATGGCGGAACTGCATCCGGAAACCATTGTCGATGGAGCGATAATGGATACCGCCGCCGTGGTGGACGCTATCCAGAGCCTCATCGGCGGTTTGAAAATCAAGGTGAAGGATGTGGTGACGTCTGTTTCAGGCAACGCGGTTCGAATTCAAAAGATAACGCTCCCCACCATGAGCCAGAGTGAGCTGGAAGAATCCATTCAGTGGGAGGCGGAACAGTATATCCCCTTCGATATCAGTGATGTCAATATCGACTTCCAGATACTCGATACCCTCGATGATGGAAGCGGTCAGATGGAGGTGATCCTGGCTGCGGCGAAGAAGGACGTCATCAACGAGTACGTCGCGGTGATTACCGAGGCGGGTCTCAATGTCGTGGTCATGGATGTGGATTGCTTCGCCCTGGAAAATATGTATGACGTGAACTACCAGTTCGAAACAGGCGATATCATCGCCCTGGTGAATGTCGGAGCCAGCCTGACCAATATAAATATTATGAAGAACGGGATATCCTCTTTCACCCGGGATATTTCCTCCGGCGGAAATCAGTACACCGAGGAGTTGCAGAAGCGCTTCTCCATCAGTTATGACGAAGCGGAGGCCCTGAAGGTAGGGAAGGGGGGAGGACGGGATATCTCCACCGAAGAAATCATGAAGGTCATCGACCAGGTGTCGGGGGATATCGTTGCATCCGAGATTCAAAAGACGTTTGACTATTTCCTCTCCCAGGGTACCGCGGATATGATAAACAAGATCTACCTGGGCGGCGGCACATCCAAAACCAACAACCTGACCCGGATGATTCAGGATAAGTCGGGTATCGCCGTAGAGAAGATCAATCCCTTTGCGAATATTGAGTACAACGAGCGCCACTTCGACGCCGCATATATTCAGGATATCGCTCCGTATGGTGCCGTGGGAGTCGGTCTGGCCCTTCGGAAGGTGGGTGACAGATGA
- a CDS encoding DUF2088 domain-containing protein — MPIFKREFVFSGDTVYLYDFPEQTRILYPNPPLRPVSDSRAAVISALDNPLGAPPLISQVDSTTHVTIAFDDPCTPVPLVRDDPRRLIIESVVEKLYAAGVKREHIRLVCAGGLHRKWTLKELKYILGKKIVKEFSDRIVCHDAEDPAQIVSLGRTSKNEVVEINRAAVDTDLCIYVNVNFLSMNGGWKTLAVGLGTYQSIRHHHRPDVLNIGSRLEPTQSGMHESIARMGEVIQKHVNLFTVESVLNNDLWPPLLARHMAPAGLDKNRKPKVTARMALPVASHLPAFARRRVRESIRANYRLIGVHAGDVDRVHVKTLELISRQNTIPVQGQSDIVIYGVPNFCPYSALSTINPILVLTMGMGYYFNFHRIRPLVKQGGVVIMANPFAEQFHPVHHPSYEDFYYKHLPDLSDPNDIINNLEESFASNQGYKDRYRFQHAYHGVHALLAWYWAAKGMEHTGTVIAADVDDAETAKRMGLETAANLDTAIEKAREIMGKDASITYHFLTPLSVADVNFV, encoded by the coding sequence ATGCCGATATTCAAGAGGGAATTCGTATTCAGTGGAGATACCGTCTATCTCTATGATTTTCCCGAACAAACGCGCATACTATATCCGAATCCGCCCCTTCGTCCCGTATCGGACAGCCGGGCGGCGGTCATCTCCGCACTGGACAATCCACTGGGAGCTCCTCCGCTGATCAGCCAGGTTGATTCCACAACACATGTGACGATCGCCTTCGATGATCCCTGTACGCCGGTCCCCCTGGTGCGGGATGACCCGAGACGGCTGATAATCGAATCGGTGGTGGAAAAGCTCTATGCAGCAGGCGTGAAGCGTGAGCATATCCGCCTGGTATGTGCGGGAGGACTGCACAGGAAGTGGACGCTGAAAGAGCTGAAATATATCCTGGGAAAGAAGATCGTCAAGGAGTTTTCGGACCGGATTGTCTGTCACGACGCCGAGGATCCGGCCCAGATCGTCTCCCTGGGGAGAACCTCGAAAAACGAGGTGGTGGAGATAAACCGCGCGGCCGTGGATACGGATCTCTGCATCTACGTCAACGTGAACTTTCTCTCCATGAACGGCGGATGGAAAACCCTGGCGGTGGGGCTGGGGACCTATCAGAGCATCAGGCACCATCACCGCCCCGACGTGCTGAACATCGGCTCACGTCTGGAACCGACACAGTCCGGCATGCACGAATCCATCGCCCGCATGGGGGAGGTGATCCAAAAACACGTGAACCTTTTTACCGTGGAATCGGTCTTGAACAACGACCTCTGGCCCCCGCTGCTGGCCCGCCACATGGCCCCTGCGGGCCTGGATAAGAACAGGAAACCAAAGGTCACCGCGCGCATGGCCCTTCCCGTCGCCTCGCACCTTCCGGCATTCGCCCGGCGAAGGGTCAGAGAGTCGATTCGAGCGAATTACCGGCTTATCGGCGTTCATGCAGGAGATGTGGACCGGGTCCACGTAAAAACCCTGGAGCTTATCTCACGACAGAACACCATCCCGGTACAGGGCCAATCGGACATCGTCATCTATGGCGTTCCGAATTTCTGTCCTTATTCCGCCCTCTCCACCATCAACCCGATTCTGGTGCTGACCATGGGGATGGGATACTATTTCAATTTTCACCGGATACGCCCCCTCGTCAAGCAGGGTGGGGTGGTCATCATGGCCAATCCCTTTGCCGAACAGTTTCACCCGGTACATCACCCCTCATACGAGGATTTTTACTACAAGCACCTCCCTGATCTTAGCGATCCGAATGATATCATCAATAACCTGGAGGAGTCCTTCGCCTCGAACCAGGGCTACAAGGACAGGTACCGGTTCCAACACGCCTATCACGGCGTTCACGCTCTGCTGGCCTGGTACTGGGCGGCCAAGGGGATGGAGCACACCGGAACGGTCATCGCCGCGGACGTGGACGATGCCGAGACGGCGAAAAGGATGGGCCTTGAGACGGCGGCGAACCTGGATACGGCCATCGAAAAGGCGAGGGAGATCATGGGGAAAGACGCATCGATCACCTATCACTTCCTGACGCCCCTGTCTGTGGCCGATGTGAATTTCGTCTGA
- a CDS encoding helix-turn-helix domain-containing protein, with the protein MKRNNVKKYREKMLMSKAELARKAGVSPLTIDRIEKGKDCRMDTKRKILFALGLDLAEKDKVFASYPE; encoded by the coding sequence TTGAAACGCAATAATGTCAAGAAGTATCGTGAAAAGATGCTGATGAGCAAGGCGGAGCTGGCACGGAAAGCCGGTGTTTCACCGCTTACCATCGATCGCATCGAAAAGGGTAAGGACTGCCGGATGGACACCAAACGCAAGATACTTTTTGCCCTGGGCCTTGATCTTGCGGAAAAGGACAAAGTGTTTGCCAGCTACCCCGAATAA
- a CDS encoding diguanylate cyclase, which yields MSLCVIPVFVVVAVRLAFDERTIRTEVEFAVLLAVLTVVLIQITGNIRSPLFPLIYFTVSVLAVTTRATVSTVGVVILLCGLVIPEYGIIVRPPWMTIMLGRYGAAIFCFVFFLFYHHVEERRKRETFGRIKRFEDDLTSIKDKAVKEPVGLSEEEIDRQAVKTLASIDDLLYELLQMSRSTLGLNTIAYLVYASDGKSLRIREASTDDDNFDFESRVDLEIFREAMRRGTPMTFRRGLSGYGIEPGYYRKGPSGINSLAVVPIRGEGDTSGALVADRRGDIFLTERDIPFLELTALALKNLEEQRIDMSRLSVSIKELEHLFSVSQELSRVKRIEQVFDVVGAAVEDLVATRLMAFTLLYGEESFIADARGDGAQKLRKKRFENMHSLVGWVIENKQYLVFPDRQRQRDVFGKGISLTNEGALTIFPLVTEGEILGTYIHISKSYIPPSRFHLRLIEVMVNMAAVTLMNVRLINRLNRMAVTDPMTGLFNRRRFNRALQDEIDRAQRFAEPMTLLMLDIDKFKSINDTYGHAAGDEVIKGLAKVLRGVTRSVDVVSRIGGEEFSVILPKTAMREGVQVAEKIRKETEKYRFDLGKTKRTVTISLGISVFPQDGTEAEALIRCADDNLYRAKEGGRNQCVASR from the coding sequence TTGAGCCTGTGTGTCATTCCCGTTTTTGTCGTCGTCGCCGTCCGTCTTGCGTTCGATGAAAGAACGATACGAACGGAGGTTGAATTCGCGGTACTGCTTGCGGTATTGACGGTGGTACTGATCCAGATAACCGGCAATATCCGGTCGCCGCTGTTTCCCCTGATTTATTTCACCGTATCGGTTCTGGCCGTCACCACACGGGCGACGGTTTCCACGGTCGGTGTCGTCATCCTGCTTTGTGGGTTGGTGATCCCGGAATACGGGATTATCGTCAGGCCGCCGTGGATGACCATCATGCTGGGACGATACGGTGCCGCCATCTTCTGTTTCGTGTTCTTTCTGTTTTACCATCATGTTGAGGAAAGAAGGAAACGGGAGACGTTCGGTCGTATCAAGAGATTCGAGGACGATCTCACATCGATTAAGGATAAGGCGGTGAAAGAGCCCGTGGGATTGTCGGAGGAAGAGATCGACCGTCAGGCGGTCAAAACATTAGCGTCGATTGATGACCTATTGTATGAGCTTTTGCAGATGTCCCGAAGCACCCTGGGGCTCAATACCATTGCGTACCTCGTGTACGCATCGGACGGGAAAAGTTTGCGGATACGGGAGGCGTCGACGGATGATGATAATTTCGATTTTGAGAGCCGTGTCGACCTGGAAATATTCAGGGAGGCGATGCGTCGCGGGACGCCCATGACATTTCGACGGGGTCTGAGCGGATACGGCATCGAGCCCGGATATTACCGTAAGGGCCCTTCGGGTATCAACTCGCTGGCGGTTGTGCCGATTCGCGGCGAAGGCGATACATCCGGGGCGCTGGTTGCGGACAGGCGCGGTGATATATTTTTGACGGAGCGGGATATTCCCTTTCTGGAGTTGACCGCCCTTGCCCTGAAGAACCTGGAAGAGCAGAGAATCGATATGTCCCGGCTGTCCGTTTCCATCAAGGAGCTGGAGCATCTCTTCAGCGTCAGCCAGGAACTTTCCCGGGTGAAACGAATAGAGCAGGTGTTTGATGTGGTGGGCGCGGCCGTGGAGGATTTGGTGGCGACCAGGCTCATGGCGTTTACGCTCCTGTACGGCGAGGAGAGCTTTATCGCCGATGCACGGGGGGACGGCGCCCAGAAGCTTAGAAAAAAACGCTTTGAAAACATGCACTCCCTTGTGGGCTGGGTCATTGAAAACAAGCAATACCTCGTGTTTCCTGATCGGCAGCGGCAACGGGATGTGTTCGGGAAAGGCATATCCCTCACGAACGAGGGGGCGCTGACGATTTTTCCGCTGGTCACCGAAGGTGAAATTCTTGGAACATATATACATATTTCAAAGTCTTATATACCACCGTCTCGTTTTCATCTTCGGCTCATCGAGGTAATGGTGAATATGGCCGCCGTTACCCTGATGAATGTGAGGCTTATCAATCGCCTGAACAGAATGGCCGTGACCGACCCGATGACCGGATTGTTCAACCGAAGGCGGTTTAATCGGGCGCTGCAGGATGAAATCGACAGGGCGCAGCGGTTTGCGGAGCCAATGACCCTGTTGATGCTTGATATCGATAAATTTAAAAGCATAAACGATACGTATGGGCATGCCGCGGGAGACGAGGTGATAAAGGGCCTGGCGAAGGTGTTGCGGGGGGTGACCAGGAGTGTTGACGTGGTGAGCAGGATTGGAGGGGAGGAATTCTCCGTGATTCTGCCGAAAACCGCGATGCGGGAAGGGGTCCAGGTTGCGGAAAAGATACGAAAGGAGACGGAAAAATATCGATTTGATCTCGGAAAGACCAAAAGGACCGTCACGATCAGCCTGGGAATTTCGGTTTTTCCCCAGGACGGAACCGAGGCGGAGGCTCTCATACGATGCGCCGATGACAACCTCTACCGGGCGAAGGAGGGGGGCAGAAATCAGTGCGTAGCATCAAGATAG
- a CDS encoding tetratricopeptide repeat protein, with product MKKTRIFLLIVVLVCFGACMVDVPDPDEAQKLDDAKYLLHYSMGQSRMSSQEYTYAMEDFLEAEKYKKTPELYYAMGETCYMLERFEMALDYFNKSLYLDKDFSSSYIGRGIVFMTLEKYDEAIIEMEKALDNIIFHEPEIAYYYIGNAYLSKGDYDQAIKNFKSAIKVSPKFAMAYFRLSNIYIDLDLYEEASSIMQLFLSYYPKSPEGHLMMGRIYSKMGQTKMAEMEFLEVIKLAPGTDMADEAQRNLTGVLD from the coding sequence ATGAAAAAGACACGTATTTTTTTATTGATAGTCGTTTTGGTATGTTTCGGCGCGTGCATGGTGGATGTCCCCGATCCCGATGAGGCGCAGAAGCTTGATGACGCCAAATATCTACTGCACTACAGTATGGGCCAGTCTCGTATGTCCTCCCAGGAATATACCTATGCGATGGAGGATTTTTTGGAGGCGGAAAAGTATAAAAAAACGCCCGAATTATATTACGCGATGGGCGAGACCTGTTACATGCTGGAACGGTTTGAGATGGCCCTGGACTATTTTAACAAGTCGCTGTATTTGGACAAGGATTTTTCCAGTTCGTACATCGGGCGTGGCATCGTATTCATGACCCTGGAAAAGTATGACGAGGCCATTATCGAAATGGAAAAGGCCCTGGATAACATCATCTTTCACGAGCCGGAGATCGCGTATTATTATATCGGGAACGCATATCTTTCCAAGGGGGATTATGATCAGGCGATAAAGAACTTCAAGTCCGCAATCAAAGTATCGCCGAAGTTCGCCATGGCCTACTTTCGTCTGTCCAACATATATATCGATCTCGATCTCTATGAAGAGGCCTCCAGTATTATGCAGCTGTTTTTGAGCTATTATCCGAAATCGCCCGAGGGCCACCTGATGATGGGGCGCATTTATAGCAAAATGGGCCAGACGAAGATGGCCGAGATGGAGTTTCTCGAAGTGATAAAGCTTGCCCCGGGCACGGATATGGCGGATGAGGCACAAAGAAATCTGACAGGAGTTCTGGACTGA
- the rsmB gene encoding 16S rRNA (cytosine(967)-C(5))-methyltransferase RsmB → MSHPRSIAVTVAGAVLYRGAHSDITLDLMLERYPDMSRDDRSLATELSYGVLRNLGRLDYIIGKFSNRPLPNLDTDVLNILRVGMYQLEFLDRIPPYAAVNESVRLAGEFGKRSAGGFVNGVLRAYLRKKGGVSYPDRKQDPAGFISTYHSLPPWLAGRLIEWFGTEGAMITAECLRRRPPLTLRVNRLRLDRNQFMERYKETAGEMLSGRLSPDAVIALGAGSILKSSSFMDGLFSIQDEASQMVTHLLGLSCGMTLLDLCAAPGGKATHAAELMDDRGRVICVEQSRGRSALLRGNVHRLSLESIRVTCADARRIPLALGTLFDRVLVDPPCSALGVLRRNPEIKWRLSERDIGDMQNIQAAILEEASGFVAPDGALVYSVCTFNPDEGRKIVDAFLSRHPEFFLDSPGKYLPRETDRFFDGPYLLTTPDRIDTNDTCGPDGFFAARMTRKPG, encoded by the coding sequence ATGTCACACCCACGAAGCATCGCCGTGACGGTTGCGGGCGCGGTTCTGTACCGAGGCGCCCACTCCGATATCACACTGGATCTCATGCTGGAGAGATACCCCGATATGTCCCGGGACGATCGCTCTCTCGCCACGGAGCTTTCATACGGCGTGCTCAGGAACCTGGGGAGACTGGATTACATTATCGGGAAATTCTCGAACAGGCCGCTTCCCAACCTTGACACGGACGTTCTCAACATCCTCCGGGTGGGGATGTATCAGCTTGAGTTTCTCGATAGAATTCCCCCCTACGCCGCGGTGAACGAGTCGGTGCGGCTGGCGGGGGAGTTCGGCAAGCGAAGCGCCGGCGGCTTCGTCAACGGAGTGCTGAGGGCGTATCTCAGGAAAAAGGGTGGTGTCTCCTATCCGGACCGGAAACAGGACCCTGCGGGATTCATCTCCACATACCACTCCCTTCCTCCGTGGCTGGCCGGGCGATTGATCGAGTGGTTCGGTACGGAGGGGGCGATGATTACGGCCGAATGTCTTCGTCGACGCCCCCCCCTGACCCTGCGGGTGAATCGCCTGAGGCTCGATCGAAATCAATTCATGGAGCGATATAAGGAAACGGCGGGGGAGATGCTCTCCGGTCGCCTCTCCCCGGACGCCGTCATCGCCCTCGGGGCGGGGTCGATCCTCAAGAGTTCATCGTTCATGGACGGGCTCTTTTCCATCCAGGATGAGGCATCCCAGATGGTGACGCATCTTCTGGGATTGTCATGTGGGATGACGCTTTTGGACCTGTGCGCCGCACCCGGGGGAAAGGCAACCCATGCCGCGGAACTGATGGACGACCGGGGGCGGGTGATCTGTGTGGAGCAATCCCGGGGGCGATCCGCTCTTTTGAGGGGGAATGTCCACAGATTGTCCCTGGAGTCGATTCGGGTGACGTGCGCCGACGCCCGGAGGATCCCCCTCGCTTTGGGAACGCTCTTTGATCGGGTGCTGGTGGATCCGCCCTGCAGCGCCCTGGGTGTATTGCGCCGGAATCCGGAGATCAAGTGGCGTCTCTCCGAGAGGGATATCGGTGATATGCAAAACATCCAGGCCGCAATCCTGGAGGAGGCCTCCGGGTTTGTCGCACCCGACGGCGCATTGGTATACAGCGTCTGTACCTTCAACCCCGACGAGGGAAGAAAGATCGTTGATGCGTTTCTTTCCCGCCACCCGGAATTTTTCCTTGACTCTCCGGGGAAGTATCTTCCCCGTGAGACAGACCGATTTTTTGATGGGCCGTATCTTCTCACCACCCCCGATCGAATCGATACGAACGACACCTGCGGGCCGGACGGCTTCTTCGCCGCCCGCATGACCAGAAAACCCGGTTGA
- a CDS encoding cyclase family protein: MGYIVMGKKWKRAVGVLLALGMVVSIALVCRGIETENSDVVDLTRPLGPGRASFTVEETTVDGETPGSIPDRRIVFAYEPGLTETTALVSPRRWVEGGATLDDFPTSSLVVPVSVIDATDLAGGGGGFALDAGTLMRYETFAGEIPEGAAVLVALGGDPAGAGPESAEVSPPLEYPGLSPDAVTFLVEKRHVSIIGVDTPGIDPSERVENEAAMMLAKSGGCALVNLGGLDTLPPRGGVLVVAPLAMDGADAAPARAFVLVPKAAPAPVE; this comes from the coding sequence ATGGGATACATCGTGATGGGGAAAAAATGGAAACGGGCTGTGGGAGTGCTTCTTGCTCTGGGTATGGTTGTCTCGATCGCCTTGGTCTGCCGCGGCATCGAGACCGAAAACAGCGACGTGGTGGACCTGACCCGGCCGCTGGGTCCGGGGCGTGCGTCGTTTACCGTCGAAGAGACAACCGTCGATGGTGAAACACCCGGGAGCATTCCCGATCGGCGTATCGTATTCGCCTATGAACCGGGCCTGACCGAGACGACCGCCCTTGTCTCTCCCCGCCGCTGGGTGGAAGGGGGGGCGACACTGGATGATTTCCCGACCTCTTCGCTGGTCGTGCCGGTATCGGTCATCGACGCCACGGATCTGGCCGGGGGGGGCGGGGGGTTCGCCCTGGATGCCGGGACCCTCATGCGATACGAGACGTTCGCGGGGGAAATCCCGGAAGGGGCGGCCGTGCTGGTGGCCCTGGGGGGAGACCCCGCCGGGGCGGGGCCGGAATCGGCCGAAGTATCGCCGCCGCTTGAATATCCGGGACTTTCCCCGGATGCCGTGACGTTCCTCGTGGAGAAGCGGCATGTCTCGATTATCGGCGTCGATACGCCGGGGATAGATCCTTCGGAAAGAGTGGAAAACGAGGCGGCGATGATGCTCGCGAAATCGGGGGGGTGTGCGCTGGTGAACCTGGGGGGTCTCGATACGCTGCCGCCGAGAGGCGGGGTCCTGGTGGTGGCTCCTTTGGCGATGGACGGTGCGGACGCCGCCCCCGCCCGGGCCTTCGTCCTGGTGCCGAAGGCCGCACCAGCGCCGGTCGAATGA
- the radC gene encoding DNA repair protein RadC gives MTNEDYIGHRQRLREKFLSGGVDSLNDYEIIELLLTFAVPRKDTKPIAKELLRRFKTFQGVLEAPYEELMEVKGVGRNSAFLIKFFLEAPTFYLRSRITKKEFLNSAQDVLRYLEVSMRGLKHEIFKVIFLNAKNEIIDTETLHEGTLNQSIVYPRKIMEKALKHNASSLIFVHNHPSGNARPSTQDREITRNLVFAARMMDMDVYDHIIIGHNDYYSFAEKGDIKQFKEKYLVLKRG, from the coding sequence ATGACGAATGAAGATTACATCGGCCATCGCCAGAGACTCAGAGAAAAGTTCCTGAGCGGAGGAGTCGATAGTCTTAATGATTATGAAATAATAGAATTGCTGCTGACATTCGCTGTTCCCCGCAAGGATACCAAGCCCATCGCCAAGGAACTGTTGAGACGGTTCAAGACATTTCAGGGGGTCTTGGAGGCGCCCTATGAGGAGCTGATGGAGGTGAAGGGTGTCGGACGGAATTCGGCGTTCTTGATCAAGTTCTTTCTCGAGGCTCCCACCTTTTATCTTCGTTCCAGGATCACAAAGAAGGAATTCCTCAATTCCGCCCAGGACGTGCTGCGCTATCTTGAAGTGTCCATGCGGGGCCTCAAGCATGAGATATTCAAGGTCATCTTTCTCAACGCGAAGAACGAGATCATCGATACGGAGACGCTTCATGAGGGCACGCTGAATCAGTCCATCGTCTATCCGAGGAAGATCATGGAAAAGGCCCTGAAGCACAATGCATCGTCTCTGATTTTTGTACACAACCATCCCAGCGGCAACGCCCGGCCTTCGACACAGGATCGGGAGATCACCCGGAATCTCGTCTTCGCCGCCCGCATGATGGATATGGACGTGTATGATCATATCATCATCGGCCACAACGATTACTACAGTTTCGCGGAGAAGGGAGACATCAAGCAGTTCAAGGAGAAATATCTGGTGCTCAAGCGGGGATGA
- a CDS encoding methionyl-tRNA formyltransferase — translation MGTPDFAVPSLVALAESNDVVRLVVTQPDRPRGRGRKALPPPVKTASLDLGIPIAQPENIRDPEFMETLKGESPDFICVVAFGRILPGDILSIPKGGSINVHASLLPEYRGAGPINRAIIDGKTRTGVTTMLMDEGMDTGDILLFREVPIDTEQTAGELSDVLSRVGATLLVETILGLKRGDITPVPQNDADASYAPMLKKTDGGIDWSSPAPRIESLVRGVTPWPGAYTTYNGEVLKVFCLRDAEGNTDAAPGTVVSSGPDGIVVATGRGTVLICELQCPGKRRMNVREYLCGRDIPEGAVFGT, via the coding sequence ATGGGCACCCCCGATTTCGCAGTGCCGAGTCTTGTGGCCCTTGCCGAAAGCAATGATGTGGTGAGGCTGGTCGTCACCCAGCCGGACAGGCCTCGGGGCAGGGGCCGAAAAGCGCTTCCCCCGCCGGTCAAGACCGCCTCCCTTGATCTCGGCATCCCGATCGCCCAGCCGGAAAATATACGGGACCCCGAATTTATGGAGACCTTGAAAGGTGAATCTCCTGATTTCATCTGTGTGGTCGCCTTCGGTCGTATCCTCCCCGGAGATATCCTCTCCATCCCGAAAGGCGGCTCTATCAACGTGCATGCCTCCCTCCTGCCCGAATACCGGGGCGCGGGTCCCATCAACCGGGCCATCATTGACGGAAAAACCCGCACCGGCGTGACCACCATGCTGATGGATGAGGGGATGGACACCGGCGATATCCTTCTGTTCAGGGAGGTGCCCATCGATACGGAACAGACCGCCGGCGAGCTTTCGGATGTTTTGAGCCGGGTGGGGGCAACGCTTCTTGTGGAGACGATTCTGGGATTAAAACGGGGCGATATTACTCCCGTTCCCCAGAACGACGCCGACGCGAGCTATGCCCCGATGTTGAAGAAGACGGACGGCGGGATCGACTGGTCGAGCCCTGCACCCCGGATTGAGAGCCTGGTTCGAGGCGTCACCCCCTGGCCGGGGGCATACACGACCTACAACGGCGAGGTGCTGAAGGTTTTTTGTCTCAGAGATGCGGAAGGAAATACCGACGCCGCCCCGGGAACGGTGGTTTCTTCGGGTCCCGACGGCATCGTCGTCGCCACGGGGCGCGGCACGGTCCTCATCTGTGAGCTGCAGTGTCCCGGTAAACGCCGGATGAACGTGAGGGAGTATCTCTGCGGTCGGGATATCCCGGAGGGGGCGGTGTTCGGCACATAA
- the def gene encoding peptide deformylase — protein sequence MLKVVTYPDPVLSKEAEPVDEVTDEIRDLMDRMLTVMYEAPGVGLAAPQVDVGKRIIVVDINRDEKERNPIKLVNPEIVKREGEISSEEGCLSLPDFTGEIKRNKAIAVKGLDENGEEVFFEANGILAVVFQHEIDHLDGILLIDRVSRLKRDIYRRKRKKELKESRRESTEE from the coding sequence ATGCTGAAAGTAGTCACATACCCTGATCCGGTGCTGTCCAAAGAGGCGGAGCCGGTGGATGAGGTCACCGATGAAATCCGGGACCTGATGGATCGGATGCTGACGGTGATGTACGAGGCGCCCGGTGTGGGCCTTGCGGCACCCCAGGTGGATGTCGGCAAGCGAATTATCGTTGTGGACATAAACCGGGATGAAAAAGAACGAAACCCGATCAAGCTCGTCAATCCGGAGATCGTCAAGAGAGAGGGTGAGATTTCCTCCGAGGAGGGATGTCTGTCGCTTCCTGATTTTACCGGTGAGATTAAGCGCAACAAAGCGATAGCGGTGAAAGGGCTCGATGAAAACGGCGAGGAGGTGTTTTTTGAAGCCAACGGTATTCTCGCCGTCGTCTTCCAGCACGAGATCGACCATCTCGACGGGATTCTCCTGATTGATCGGGTCAGTCGGCTCAAGCGGGATATCTATCGCCGAAAGAGGAAGAAAGAATTGAAGGAGTCTCGGCGGGAATCGACGGAGGAATGA
- a CDS encoding PilN domain-containing protein has translation MIKLNLLATRELKKKETMQQQFLLGAFFLILTIAAIGYFHMNINKQIDEAIEEKMRVDKEVADLKKEIGDLEKFKSMVDDLQKKKDTINNLEIERNGPVRVFAAMTEAIPPEVWIIDFTQNGMSLTINGYAVDNETLATFMRSLTKSNYFNNIKLAKSEKSEYEGHTVNRFSLTMAIVYYSPETPEATE, from the coding sequence ATGATAAAACTAAACCTTCTCGCCACTCGTGAGTTAAAGAAAAAGGAAACCATGCAGCAGCAGTTTCTGCTTGGCGCGTTTTTTCTGATACTCACCATTGCCGCCATTGGCTATTTTCACATGAATATCAACAAGCAGATAGACGAAGCCATAGAGGAAAAGATGCGGGTGGATAAAGAAGTGGCCGATCTGAAGAAGGAAATCGGAGACCTTGAAAAATTCAAATCAATGGTAGACGATCTTCAGAAGAAGAAGGATACGATAAACAACCTGGAAATAGAGAGAAACGGCCCGGTACGGGTATTCGCCGCCATGACGGAGGCCATCCCTCCGGAAGTATGGATCATTGATTTCACCCAGAACGGAATGAGCCTGACGATTAACGGGTATGCCGTTGATAATGAAACCCTGGCGACTTTTATGAGAAGTCTCACTAAAAGCAACTATTTTAACAATATTAAGCTTGCGAAAAGCGAGAAGAGCGAATACGAGGGACATACCGTCAATCGATTTTCGTTGACGATGGCGATTGTATACTATTCACCTGAGACGCCGGAAGCGACGGAATAG